Proteins found in one Brachypodium distachyon strain Bd21 chromosome 5, Brachypodium_distachyon_v3.0, whole genome shotgun sequence genomic segment:
- the LOC100843426 gene encoding protein TRANSPARENT TESTA 9 isoform X2, with amino-acid sequence MRCAPPPPAAAAAPWGAQGEGSPHHVGAASFDPHADAAGRSGFAAMWLFWRTRNRFSIEELRYLTEQLQKVHVIYEANKDFVVEALRSIAELMIYGDQHDASFFEFFMEQEIMGEFARILRISKLSRVSLQLLQTMSIMIQNLRNEHSVYYIFSNEHINFLITYSYDFQIEEMLSYYISFLRAISGKLNKNTISLLVTTKNDEVISFPLYVEALKFAFHEDSMIRVAIRTLTLNVYHVGDESVNRFVSRVPLSDYFSDMVKHFQKQCIDLDKLVVRSSRNASSSVAMASIEDAIVQIEDALYYFSDVMSSGIPDLGDFITENILQLLVFRIVLPSLQRQSTELLISVSTSMYLLCCILHIFKDKDMASTVAAALFHQPDCPDRKQGAPNGCISGHGHGISDNQVSSTSAADQTHEDKLTPLSSANLQYLPDHPSPSDFCQGNTLREHLLSYITGGDNFQALGSLCLFATLLQTKDALGILPQRKQHKKLLLQALVGEDIAERQLFASSSGLADDSICSDFDIYIRKLQNKYGLQCFHPRQMTSKVHRYQVLDALVALFCRSNINADVRLVGGWLFRQLLPHGEEEFTTFHLKRLKASHKDCSAKLLEESGGCWCDLLLPIVREAWKNCKKAIEASSPPKGSKSIISPLDPCSLGGDSSVAIAERIYEMVKGFVLQHQVILFCLGETLTDQPPTYSPVDLPVNKRANAAGLDGSVPKPGLEVNLVNAVPCRIAFERGKERHFCFLALSNGSSGWILLLEELPLKQNGIVRVTAPLAGSDPRTDEKHPKWLHLRIRPSTVPFLDPEKFKGKAKKYLVDGRWTLAFRDEQACMAAEAMVMEEMKLQQEAVAKQLKPLVELDMPEDGLQHPQPSQQTLSDDSPCLN; translated from the exons atgCGATGCGccccccctcctcctgctgccgcggcggcaccGTGGGGCGCGCAGGGTGAGGGATCCCCGCACCACGTCGGCGCCGCCTCGTTCGACCCCCACGCCGACGCCGCTGGGCGCAGCGGATTCGCGGCCATGTGGCTGTTCTGGCGGACCAGGAACCGCTTCTCCATCGAAGAGCTCCG GTATCTAACAGAGCAGCTACAAAAGGTTCATGTCATTTATGAAGCTAATAAG GATTTTGTGGTTGAAGCGTTGAGATCAATTGCGGAACTGATGATATACGGCGACCAGCACGATGCATCATTTTTCGA attcttcatgGAGCAGGAGATCATGGGTGAATTTGCTCGTATTCTGAGAATTTCTAAGCTATCCAGAGTGTCACTACAGCTGCTGCAGACGATGAGTATCATGATCCAAAATTTAAGAAATGAACATTCAGTTT ACTATATTTTCAGCAATGAACATATCAACTTCTTGATAACTTACTCATATGATTTTCAAATAGAGGAGATGCTATCATACTACATATCCTTTCTACG GGCAATAAGTGGAAAGTTGAACAAGAACACAATTTCCTTGCTTGTGACGacaaaaaat GATGAGGTCATTTCCTTTCCTTTATATGTCGAGGCTTTAAAGTTTGCTTTTCATGAGGATAGCATGATACGAGTTGCTATACGTACCTTGACACTTAATGTCTACCATG TTGGAGATGAATCTGTTAACAGATTTGTTTCGCGTGTGCCACTATCAGATTATTTCTCTGACATGGTCAAGCATTTTCAAAAGCAATGCATTGACCTGGATAAGTTGGTTGTGCGTTCTTCACG GAATGCAAGCTCCTCTGTGGCAATGGCCTCCATTGAAGATGCAATTGTGCAAATTGAAGATGCACTGTATTATTTCAGTGACGTTATGTCTTCTGGTATTCCTGATCTAGGAGATTTCATCACTGAAAATATCCTGCAACTTTTGGTATTTCGGATCGTACTCCCATCATTGCAAAGGCAGAGCACT GAATTATTGATAAGTGTCAGTACTTCAATGTATCTGCTCTGCTGCATACTTCACATTTTTAAAGACAAGGATATGGCAAGcactgttgctgctgctctttTCCATCAGCCTGATTGCCCTGATAGGAAGCAAGGGGCACCTAATGGTTGTATCTCTGGGCACGGTCATGGCATCTCTGACAACCAGGTCAGTAGTACATCTGCAGCGGATCAGACACACGAAGACAAGTTGACACCTTTGTCTTCTGCAAATTTGCAATACTTGCCTGATCATCCATCACCAAGTGATTTCTGCCAAGGCAACACTCTGAG GGAACACTTGCTATCATATATCACAGGTGGGGATAACTTCCAAGCTTTGGGTTCTTTGTGCTTATTTGCTACATTGTTGCAGACAAAAG ATGCACTTGGAATTTTGCCTCAAAGAAAGCAGCATAAGAAGCTTCTATTA CAAGCTTTGGTTGGTGAAGATATAGCTGAAAGGCAGTTATTTGCATCCAGTAGCGGTCTTGCAGATGACAGCATCTGCAGTGATTTTGATATTTATATAAGAAAGCTTCAG AACAAATATGGGCTACAGTGTTTTCATCCACGACAAATGACTTCCAAAGTTCATAGATATCAG GTGCTCGATGCATTGGTTGCCCTTTTCTGCAGGTCTAATATAAATGCAGATGTTCGCTTAGTTGGTGGCTGGCTTTTTAGACAACTGCTGCCTCATGGGGAGGAAGAGTTTACTACGTTTCATTTAAAACGGCTAAAG GCTTCACACAAGGATTGCAGTGCAAAGCTTTTGGAAGAATCTGGAGGATGCTGGTGTGATTTGCTTCTTCCTATCGTTAGAGAAGCTTGGAAGAATTGCAAGAAAG CAATTGAGGCATCTTCACCACCAAAAGGATCCAAGTCTATTATTTCACCCTTGGATCCTTGCTCACTCGGAG GTGATTCTTCTGTTGCTATCGCGGAGAGAATCTATGAGATGGTTAAG GGTTTTGTGCTACAGCATCAAGTTATACTCTTCTGTCTTGGAGAAACTCTCACTGATCAGCCACCCACTTACTCTCCAGTGGATCTGCCTGTAAATAAGCGAGCAAATGCAGCAGGTCTCGATGGTTCAGTGCCCAAGCCTGGACTTGAAGTCAACTTAG TTAATGCGGTTCCTTGTCGGATAGCGTTCGAGAGGGGCAAAGAACGCCACTTCTGCTTTTTAGCTCTATCTAATGGATCCTCTGGGTGGATTCTTCTTTTAGAAGAATTACCTCTCAAACAAAATGGAATTGTTCGCGTCACTGCTCCCTTGGCTGGATCTGAT CCAAGAACAGACGAAAAACATCCGAAGTGGCTGCATTTACGAATTCGTCCTTCAACCGTTCCTTTTTTGGATCCAGAAAAATTTAAAGGGAAGGCAAAGAAGTATCTTGTTGATGGGAGGTGGACCCTTGCTTTTAGAGATGAACAAGCTTGCATGGCAGCAGAGGCTATGGTTATGGAAGAGATGAAACTCCAGCAAGAAGCTGTTGCGAAACAGCTCAAGCCATTGGTTGAACTTGACATGCCCGAGGATGGATTGCAGCATCCTCAGCCTTCCCAACAAACCCTTTCTGATGACAGCCCATGTCTGAATTAA
- the LOC100843736 gene encoding protein root UVB sensitive 1, chloroplastic: protein MSSSQSLVPLFRPSLSPHPLPRLVASIPPSSASTTARSVRHLPRLAAKLCLPPRAASGSGGFGDGGRIGSGGDGGGGGRGWWQGGSGDPPDPGDGWRRWLQSLHPELFLLFLLFQSDAFASIPSALAEALGASGGDGASVWEVRGSSRTLLVPDPDGTSYRVAEDEKHKQEEGMEKVWAGRDDLAALRWQLEQSWRRCTDVALQLLLPDGYPNSVSSDYLHYSLWRGLQGVASQISGVLSTQALLYAVGLGKGVIPTAAAINWVLKDGLGYLSKILLSKFGRHFDVNPKRWRLFADLLENTAYGLEILTPVFPHLFVPIGAAAGAARSAAALIQAATRSCFYAGFAVQRNFAEVIAKGEAQGMVSKFLGIMLGIALANQIGSSVPLALISFAGVTVVHMYCNLKSYQSIQLRTLNPYRASLVFSEYLLSGQVSSVKEVNDEEPLFLNSSMGAKLKQNKILSAEAKDAADRICRRLQLGSKLSEIIDNEEDACALFDLYKDEQYLLLEYKGKFCVVLKEGSSPEDMLKSVFHVNYLYWLEKYMGPKPCNVASACRPGGRLEVSLDYAQREFRHVKQDGSDGGWVMDGLIARPLPVRIRVGDVVPS, encoded by the exons ATGTCCTCGTCCCAGTCTCTCGTCCCCCTCTTCCGCCCCTCCCTCTCGCCGCATCCGCTTCCTCGCCTCGTTGCCTCCATCCCACCCTCCTCGGCCTCCACCACCGCTCGCAGCGTCCGACACCTTCCGCGCCTCGCCGCGAAGCTCTGCCTCCCGCCACGTGcggcctccggctccggcggatTCGGCGATGGCGGCCGCATCGGTTCTggtggagatggcggcggcggaggacggggGTGGTGGCAAGGGGGAAGCGGAGACCCTCCCGACCCCGGAGACGGGTGGCGCCGGTGGCTTCAGTCTCTCCACCCCGAGCTCTTCCTCTTGTTCTTACTATTCCAGTCCGACGCGTTCGCTTCCATCCCATCTGCCCTAGCCGAGGCCCTTGGAGCaagcggcggcgatggcgccaGCGTCTGGGAGGTGAGGGGCAGCTCGCGTACGCTGCTCGTGCCGGACCCGGATGGGACCTCATACCGCGTTGCAGAAGACGAGAAGCACAAACAAGAAGAGGGGATGGAAAAGGTGTGGGCTGGCCGTGATGATTTGGCCGCGCTGCGCTGGCAACTTGAACAGTCATGGCGGCGGTGCACCGATGTTGCTCTTCAGTTGCTGCTGCCTGATGGGTACCCCAACAGCGTGAGCAGCGATTACCTGCACTACTCCTTGTGGCGAGGCCTGCAAGGGGTCGCCAGCCAGATCAGCGGCGTGCTCTCCACTCAG GCGTTGCTGTATGCAGTTGGTTTGGGGAAAGGAGTGATACCGACCGCAGCCGCGATAAATTGGGTGCTGAAGGATGGACTTGGCTACCTTAGCAAGATACTGTTGTCTAAATTTGGGAGGCATTTCGATGTTAACCCGAAGAGATGGCGGCTGTTTGCAGATCTTCTGGAGAACACAGCTTATGGGCTGGAAATTTTGACTCCAGTGTTTCCTCACCTGTTTGTTCCCATTGGTGCAGCAGCTGGAGCTGCCCGATCAGCAGCTGCTCTGATACAG GCTGCCACAAGAAGTTGTTTCTATGCTGGCTTTGCTGTCCAGAGAAACTTTGCTGAG GTCATTGCAAAGGGTGAAGCTCAGGGAATGGTTAGCAAGTTTCTGGGCATAATGCTTGGCATAGCGTTAGCTAACCAAATTGGCTCATCAGTACCATTAGCTCTTATTTCATTTGCTGGTGTTACTGTAGTTCACATGTATTGCAACCTCAAGTCTTATCAATCAATTCAGCTGAGGACACTGAATCCTTACCGTgcaa GTTTGGTGTTTAGTGAATATCTATTAAGTGGACAAGTTTCTTCAGTCAAAGAGGTTAATGACGAGGAACCACTTTTTCTGAATTCTTCCATGGGTGCTAAACTTAAA CAAAACAAGATTTTGTCAGCAGAAGCAAAAGATGCTGCAGACAGAATTTGTCGACGGTTACAATTGGGCTCTAAACTGAGCGAAATAATTGACAATGAGGAAGATGCATGTGCACTGTTTGATTTATACAAAGATGAGCAATACCTTCTTTTGGAATACAAGGGGAAATTTTGT GTTGTTCTTAAAGAGGGATCTTCTCCAGAAGACATGCTGAAATCTGTATTTCATGTTAACTATCTCTACTGGTTGGAGAAATATATGGGGCCCAAACCATGCAATGTTGCCTCAGCGTGTAGGCCAGGGGGGAGGCTTGAAGTATCACTGGATTACGCTCAGAGAGAGTTTAGGCATGTCAAGCAGGATGGTTCAGATGGTGGCTGGGTGATGGATGGTCTGATTGCTAGACCCTTGCCTGTAAGAATACGCGTTGGAGATGTTGTTCCTTCATAG
- the LOC100843426 gene encoding protein TRANSPARENT TESTA 9 isoform X1: MRCAPPPPAAAAAPWGAQGEGSPHHVGAASFDPHADAAGRSGFAAMWLFWRTRNRFSIEELRYLTEQLQKVHVIYEANKDFVVEALRSIAELMIYGDQHDASFFEFFMEQEIMGEFARILRISKLSRVSLQLLQTMSIMIQNLRNEHSVYYIFSNEHINFLITYSYDFQIEEMLSYYISFLRAISGKLNKNTISLLVTTKNDEVISFPLYVEALKFAFHEDSMIRVAIRTLTLNVYHVGDESVNRFVSRVPLSDYFSDMVKHFQKQCIDLDKLVVRSSRNASSSVAMASIEDAIVQIEDALYYFSDVMSSGIPDLGDFITENILQLLVFRIVLPSLQRQSTELLISVSTSMYLLCCILHIFKDKDMASTVAAALFHQPDCPDRKQGAPNGCISGHGHGISDNQVSSTSAADQTHEDKLTPLSSANLQYLPDHPSPSDFCQGNTLREHLLSYITGGDNFQALGSLCLFATLLQTKELDESMLDALGILPQRKQHKKLLLQALVGEDIAERQLFASSSGLADDSICSDFDIYIRKLQNKYGLQCFHPRQMTSKVHRYQVLDALVALFCRSNINADVRLVGGWLFRQLLPHGEEEFTTFHLKRLKASHKDCSAKLLEESGGCWCDLLLPIVREAWKNCKKAIEASSPPKGSKSIISPLDPCSLGGDSSVAIAERIYEMVKGFVLQHQVILFCLGETLTDQPPTYSPVDLPVNKRANAAGLDGSVPKPGLEVNLVNAVPCRIAFERGKERHFCFLALSNGSSGWILLLEELPLKQNGIVRVTAPLAGSDPRTDEKHPKWLHLRIRPSTVPFLDPEKFKGKAKKYLVDGRWTLAFRDEQACMAAEAMVMEEMKLQQEAVAKQLKPLVELDMPEDGLQHPQPSQQTLSDDSPCLN, from the exons atgCGATGCGccccccctcctcctgctgccgcggcggcaccGTGGGGCGCGCAGGGTGAGGGATCCCCGCACCACGTCGGCGCCGCCTCGTTCGACCCCCACGCCGACGCCGCTGGGCGCAGCGGATTCGCGGCCATGTGGCTGTTCTGGCGGACCAGGAACCGCTTCTCCATCGAAGAGCTCCG GTATCTAACAGAGCAGCTACAAAAGGTTCATGTCATTTATGAAGCTAATAAG GATTTTGTGGTTGAAGCGTTGAGATCAATTGCGGAACTGATGATATACGGCGACCAGCACGATGCATCATTTTTCGA attcttcatgGAGCAGGAGATCATGGGTGAATTTGCTCGTATTCTGAGAATTTCTAAGCTATCCAGAGTGTCACTACAGCTGCTGCAGACGATGAGTATCATGATCCAAAATTTAAGAAATGAACATTCAGTTT ACTATATTTTCAGCAATGAACATATCAACTTCTTGATAACTTACTCATATGATTTTCAAATAGAGGAGATGCTATCATACTACATATCCTTTCTACG GGCAATAAGTGGAAAGTTGAACAAGAACACAATTTCCTTGCTTGTGACGacaaaaaat GATGAGGTCATTTCCTTTCCTTTATATGTCGAGGCTTTAAAGTTTGCTTTTCATGAGGATAGCATGATACGAGTTGCTATACGTACCTTGACACTTAATGTCTACCATG TTGGAGATGAATCTGTTAACAGATTTGTTTCGCGTGTGCCACTATCAGATTATTTCTCTGACATGGTCAAGCATTTTCAAAAGCAATGCATTGACCTGGATAAGTTGGTTGTGCGTTCTTCACG GAATGCAAGCTCCTCTGTGGCAATGGCCTCCATTGAAGATGCAATTGTGCAAATTGAAGATGCACTGTATTATTTCAGTGACGTTATGTCTTCTGGTATTCCTGATCTAGGAGATTTCATCACTGAAAATATCCTGCAACTTTTGGTATTTCGGATCGTACTCCCATCATTGCAAAGGCAGAGCACT GAATTATTGATAAGTGTCAGTACTTCAATGTATCTGCTCTGCTGCATACTTCACATTTTTAAAGACAAGGATATGGCAAGcactgttgctgctgctctttTCCATCAGCCTGATTGCCCTGATAGGAAGCAAGGGGCACCTAATGGTTGTATCTCTGGGCACGGTCATGGCATCTCTGACAACCAGGTCAGTAGTACATCTGCAGCGGATCAGACACACGAAGACAAGTTGACACCTTTGTCTTCTGCAAATTTGCAATACTTGCCTGATCATCCATCACCAAGTGATTTCTGCCAAGGCAACACTCTGAG GGAACACTTGCTATCATATATCACAGGTGGGGATAACTTCCAAGCTTTGGGTTCTTTGTGCTTATTTGCTACATTGTTGCAGACAAAAG AACTTGATGAATCAATGCTAGATGCACTTGGAATTTTGCCTCAAAGAAAGCAGCATAAGAAGCTTCTATTA CAAGCTTTGGTTGGTGAAGATATAGCTGAAAGGCAGTTATTTGCATCCAGTAGCGGTCTTGCAGATGACAGCATCTGCAGTGATTTTGATATTTATATAAGAAAGCTTCAG AACAAATATGGGCTACAGTGTTTTCATCCACGACAAATGACTTCCAAAGTTCATAGATATCAG GTGCTCGATGCATTGGTTGCCCTTTTCTGCAGGTCTAATATAAATGCAGATGTTCGCTTAGTTGGTGGCTGGCTTTTTAGACAACTGCTGCCTCATGGGGAGGAAGAGTTTACTACGTTTCATTTAAAACGGCTAAAG GCTTCACACAAGGATTGCAGTGCAAAGCTTTTGGAAGAATCTGGAGGATGCTGGTGTGATTTGCTTCTTCCTATCGTTAGAGAAGCTTGGAAGAATTGCAAGAAAG CAATTGAGGCATCTTCACCACCAAAAGGATCCAAGTCTATTATTTCACCCTTGGATCCTTGCTCACTCGGAG GTGATTCTTCTGTTGCTATCGCGGAGAGAATCTATGAGATGGTTAAG GGTTTTGTGCTACAGCATCAAGTTATACTCTTCTGTCTTGGAGAAACTCTCACTGATCAGCCACCCACTTACTCTCCAGTGGATCTGCCTGTAAATAAGCGAGCAAATGCAGCAGGTCTCGATGGTTCAGTGCCCAAGCCTGGACTTGAAGTCAACTTAG TTAATGCGGTTCCTTGTCGGATAGCGTTCGAGAGGGGCAAAGAACGCCACTTCTGCTTTTTAGCTCTATCTAATGGATCCTCTGGGTGGATTCTTCTTTTAGAAGAATTACCTCTCAAACAAAATGGAATTGTTCGCGTCACTGCTCCCTTGGCTGGATCTGAT CCAAGAACAGACGAAAAACATCCGAAGTGGCTGCATTTACGAATTCGTCCTTCAACCGTTCCTTTTTTGGATCCAGAAAAATTTAAAGGGAAGGCAAAGAAGTATCTTGTTGATGGGAGGTGGACCCTTGCTTTTAGAGATGAACAAGCTTGCATGGCAGCAGAGGCTATGGTTATGGAAGAGATGAAACTCCAGCAAGAAGCTGTTGCGAAACAGCTCAAGCCATTGGTTGAACTTGACATGCCCGAGGATGGATTGCAGCATCCTCAGCCTTCCCAACAAACCCTTTCTGATGACAGCCCATGTCTGAATTAA